A single region of the Schistocerca serialis cubense isolate TAMUIC-IGC-003099 chromosome 7, iqSchSeri2.2, whole genome shotgun sequence genome encodes:
- the LOC126412779 gene encoding ctenidin-3, whose translation MNALALCVVAAMVAAATAEPPSGYSYNRPSGGGGFIGGGGGGFIGGGGGGGYISVSPGYTTSEGATVDAELLGKIRAILLREEQQRGGGGGGYIGGGGGGHGGVSTAYGVPSTSYGVPGYVSQRVVGIDLEGIRQAIQVAQYEQTTYGHGGGGGYSYPSSSYGAPY comes from the coding sequence TGTGTGGTGGCGGCGATGGTGGCAGCCGCCACGGCCGAGCCGCCGAGCGGCTACAGCTACAACCGTCCCAGCGGGGGCGGCGGCTTCatcggcggaggcggcggcggattcatcggaggcggcggtggcggcggctacATCTCGGTGAGCCCCGGCTACACCACCAGCGAGGGCGCCACCGTCGACGCCGAACTGCTCGGCAAGATCCGCGCCATCCTGCTGCGCGAAGAACAgcagcgcggcggcggcggcggcggctacatcggcggcggcggcggcggccacggcGGCGTGTCCACGGCGTACGGCGTGCCTTCCACCTCGTACGGAGTGCCCGGCTACGTGAGCCAGCGCGTCGTCGGCATCGACCTGGAGGGCATCCGGCAGGCGATCCAGGTGGCGCAGTACGAGCAGACGACGTACGGacacggaggcggcggcggctACAGCTACCCGTCCTCCTCGTACGGCGCCCCCTACTGA